One genomic segment of Paenibacillus xylanexedens includes these proteins:
- the trpS gene encoding tryptophan--tRNA ligase yields MDKNKDIILTGDRTTGQLHLGHYVGSLRSRVQLQEEYKTYILLADVQALTTHYDQPSLIADSVHQVTLDYLAVGIDPNKATLFIQSMIPEIAELTVIFSMFVTVNTLRHNPTIKSEARDRGYTDLYYGFLGYPVSQAADIAFCKATLVPAGEDQIPHIETARKLVSRFNELYAPILPEPRILTGERLGGLDGVGKMSKSMGNAISLNASPEDVKAKLIKAKTDPARIHRSDPGHPDICPVFAFHQLFRKENADEIHASCSQGRIGCKDCKQIAGEAINDLLAPFRERRNYYEQRDDQVKEILIEGTREARKAARETMLEVREAMGIRYFD; encoded by the coding sequence TGCAATTGCAGGAAGAGTACAAAACCTATATTTTACTGGCAGATGTTCAGGCACTCACTACCCACTATGATCAACCTAGCCTGATTGCAGATAGTGTTCATCAAGTCACGCTTGATTACCTCGCCGTAGGCATTGATCCGAACAAAGCTACCCTGTTCATTCAATCCATGATTCCGGAAATTGCGGAATTGACTGTGATCTTCTCCATGTTTGTTACCGTCAATACACTCCGGCATAATCCGACCATCAAGAGCGAAGCACGTGATCGTGGATATACCGACCTGTACTACGGATTTCTTGGATATCCGGTCAGTCAGGCTGCTGATATTGCATTCTGTAAAGCCACCCTTGTTCCGGCAGGGGAAGATCAGATTCCTCACATTGAGACAGCACGAAAATTGGTTAGCCGGTTCAACGAGTTATATGCTCCCATTCTCCCCGAACCCCGCATTTTGACCGGAGAGCGGCTTGGAGGACTGGATGGCGTTGGTAAGATGAGCAAAAGCATGGGGAATGCGATCTCATTAAATGCAAGTCCTGAAGATGTAAAAGCCAAATTGATCAAGGCCAAGACTGATCCTGCCCGCATCCATCGTTCTGATCCAGGACACCCGGATATCTGCCCTGTTTTTGCCTTTCATCAGCTTTTCCGCAAGGAGAACGCAGACGAAATACATGCCAGTTGCAGTCAGGGGCGGATTGGATGCAAAGATTGTAAACAGATCGCAGGTGAAGCCATCAATGATCTGCTTGCTCCTTTTCGCGAACGACGGAATTATTATGAACAGCGTGATGATCAGGTGAAAGAGATTCTTATTGAGGGTACCCGTGAGGCCAGGAAAGCGGCCCGGGAAACGATGTTAGAGGTAAGAGAAGCCATGGGTATTCGTTATTTTGACTGA